One segment of Malassezia restricta chromosome V, complete sequence DNA contains the following:
- a CDS encoding ATP-dependent RNA helicase DDX47/RRP3, translating to MDSRPDEKAPREASSDVQVEESEEPIVSFKELGVIDPICEACEKLHFSRPTPIQTKAIPEALQGRDVIGLAQTGSGKTAAFGIPILQGLWNDPRPFYACILSPTRELSYQISQQIEALGATIGVRCATIVGGMDMMTQAIALSKRPHVIVATPGRLQDHLENTKGFSLRTLKYLVLDEADRLLDLDFGPVIDKLLQNIPKERRTMLFSATMTTKVAKLQRASLRSPVRVEIGSKYSTASTLHQYYLFMPFAHKDTYLVHLANEQAGHSIIVFTRTVHDAQRLAVLLRLLGFSAIPLHGQLSQTARLGALNKFKAGGRSIMVCTDVAARGLDIPAVDMVVNFDIPTHSKDYIHRVGRTARAGRQGRSVTLVTQYDVELLQRIEAAIGKRLEEFPEANDREMVMLLSERVGEAQRAALRELQEKGLGSASGAGRRKRKQAAGLDDDRDRDDDVMEAGAYRSKKGHKRR from the coding sequence ATGGATAGTAGGCCGGACGAGAAAGCACCGAGGGAAGCATCATCGGATGTTCAGGTAGAAGAGTCAGAGGAGCCGATTGTATCGTTCAAGGAACTAGGAGTTATTGATCCTATTTGCGAGGCTTGTGAGAAGCTTCATTTTTCGCGTCCAACACCAATTCAGACCAAGGCCATTCCGGAAGCATTGCAGGGCCGTGACGTGATTGGCCTGGCGCAGACAGGCAGTGGTAAAACGGCGGCCTTTGGCATCCCGATTCTCCAGGGATTGTGGAATGACCCGCGTCCATTTTATGCATGTATTTTGTCGCCAACGCGAGAATTATCGTACCAGATATCGCAACAAATCGAAGCGCTGGGCGCCACGATCGGCGTGCGGTGCGCCACGATTGTAGGTGGTATGGATATGATGACTCAGGCTATTGCTTTGTCCAAGCGCCCGCATGTGATCGTAGCGACACCTGGACGTTTGCAGGACCACTTGGAAAATACCAAGGGCTTCAGTTTGCGTACCCTCAAATacctcgtgctggacgaagcTGACCGTTTACTGGATCTTGATTTTGGTCCTGTGATTGATAAATTACTCCAAAACATTCCCAAAGAGCGCCGTACTATGTTGTTCAGTGCGACTATGACTACGAAAGTGGCCAAATTGCAGCGTGCAAGTCTGCGGAGCCCTGTGCGAGTGGAAATTGGAAGCAAGTACTCGACAGCGTCAACACTGCATCAGTATTATTTGTTCATGCCATTCGCGCACAAGGATACCTATCTTGTTCACCTGGCCAATGAGCAAGCCGGACACTCAATTATTGTATTCACACGTACTGTACACGATGCCCAGCGTCTGGCAGTGTTGCTGCGTCTGCTGGGCTTCTCTGCCATTCCGTTGCATGGACAGCTTTCACAAACAGCCCGTTTGGGTGCTCTAAACAAATTCAAGGCTGGTGGTCGCTCAATTATGGTGTGCACCGATGTtgcggcgcgtggcttGGATATTCCCGCCGTGGACATGGTCGTCAACTTTGATATTCCTACACATTCTAAAGACTATATTCATCGCGTAGGTCGAACTGCACGCGCGGGACGTCAGGGACGCAGCGTTACGCTTGTGACGCAGTATGATGTGGAGCtgctccagcgcatcgaagCGGCCATCGGCAAGAGACTGGAAGAGTTCCCTGAAGCTAATGATCGTGAGATGGTCATGCTCTTGTCCGAACGCGTCGGtgaggcgcagcgtgcggcACTTCGCGAGTTACAAGAAAAGGGACTGGGCAGCGCAAGTGGTGCAGGACGCCGAAAGCGCAAACAGGCTGCAGGACTGGATGATGATCGCGATCGCGACGATGATGTGATGGAAGCAGGCGCGTATCGAAGCAAAAAGGGTCACAAGAGGCGGTGA
- a CDS encoding transporter, which yields MSGQPQDSVPRVRIEEELVEQPTSTWHDEEVKADYESIDSNVLFAKEVGVSVDYSRQIALVNKIIHEDIGFGAFQIKLTLLAGFGWLADNIWFEVLSMTLTLVKEEWNLGEREHSPKWATFSLYSGLLIGSLAWGFLSDVIGRRPSWNLTLFISAAFGIAVGAAPSFPVMCVLLGLLGLGLGGNLPVDGAMLIEYIPGPQQWILTFLSLFWCIGQLYAALISWAFITNYYCEDNINWKGSDNDKPPCLKADNWGWRYSWFLLGGTVMLMFIIRFLVYPVPESPKFLLAAGREEEAYEVLLFIAKENKKKLHLTFEQLRDAKFKPIAYDATNTVHAVVESDSPKENPKSQVQYGSKYTRWMQRSWNMSGLRPDNIRRTLKHIDRSPLSALFASRKMARNTIFITLCWGLIGLAYPLYNSFIATYLAQINDASDDAESLSRQYRDLVIMSVCGIPGSFVAAAGVEIPRIGRRGTMAFFTMLTGLFLFLFTTANNSSAILGWNCAVNLTQNAMYAVLYAITYEVFPAPQRGTGDGLSMSVQRVFGIVATIVAVYASQNGFKPPIYVSASAFIVTSALMLLLPYEPRGTTAI from the coding sequence ATGAGCGGGCAGCCACAAGACTCTGTACCTCGCGTCAGAATTGAAGAGGAGCTCGTCGAACAGCCGACCTCAACTTGGCATGATGAGGAGGTGAAAGCGGACTACGAGTCCATTGACAGTAACGTCCTTTTCGCCAAGGAGGTGGGTGTGTCTGTGGACTACAGTCGACAAATTGCGCTTGTGAACAAGATCATCCACGAGGATATTGGCTTTGGTGCATTCCAAATCAAGCTGACCCTTCTTGCTGGATTCGGCTGGTTGGCAGATAATATCTGGTTCGAGGTATTGAGTATGACGCTGACGCTCGTTAAAGAAGAATGGAATCTGGGAGAAAGGGAGCACTCCCCTAAGTGGGCAACCTTCTCTCTTTACTCTGGTCTCTTGATAGGTTCCCTCGCATGGGGCTTCCTATCGGACGTCATCGGCCGGCGTCCCTCCTGGAACCTTACCCTGTTTATATCTGCTGCTTTTGGTATTGCCGTTGGCGCAGCGCCCAGCTTTCCTGTCATGTGCGTGTTGCTCGGATTGCTTGGTCTGGGTCTGGGCGGAAATTTACCTGTCGATGGTGCTATGCTTATTGAGTACATTCCTGGCCCACAACAGTGGATTCTCACGTTCTTGTCTCTCTTTTGGTGCATTGGTCAGCTATATGCTGCTCTTATTTCTTGGGCATTTATCACCAATTACTACTGTGAAGACAATATCAACTGGAAGGGTAGTGATAATGATAAGCCACCTTGCCTTAAAGCTGACAACTGGGGCTGGCGGTACTCTTGGTTCTTGCTGGGTGGTACAGTGATGCTCATGTTTATCATTCGCTTTCTGGTGTATCCTGTACCTGAGTCGCCCAAGTTCTTGTTAGCAGCTGGTCGCGAGGAGGAGGCATACGAGGTGCTTTTGTTTATCGCTAAAGAAAACAAGAAGAAACTACATCTTACCTTTGAACAGCTACGTGATGCCAAATTTAAGCCCATTGCTTACGATGCCACGAACACGGTCCATGCAGTGGTAGAATCTGATTCACCCAAAGAAAACCCAAAGTCTCAAGTCCAGTATGGATCTAAATATACCAGATGGATGCAACGCAGCTGGAATATGAGTGGTTTGCGCCCAGATAATATTCGACGCACACTTAAGCACATCGACCGTTCACCCCTGTCAGCTTTGTTTGCGTCGCGGAAAATGGCCCGGAACACGATTTTTATCACACTATGTTGGGGATTGATTGGCCTTGCATACCCACTGTACAATTCGTTCATTGCAACATACCTAGCCCAGATAAACGATGCCTCGGATGATGCCGAGAGTCTGTCAAGGCAATATCGTGATTTGGTGATTATGTCCGTATGTGGTATTCCCGGTAGTTtcgtcgctgctgccggAGTAGAAATTCCACGCATTGGACGCCGCGGTACCATGGCGTTTTTTACCATGCTTACAGGCTTGTTTCTGTTCTTGTTTACGACGGCAAATAATTCCTCGGCCATTCTCGGTTGGAACTGCGCTGTAAACCTGACGCAAAATGCCATGTATGCGGTACTTTATGCTATCACATATGAGGTTTTTCCAGCCCCCCAGCGTGGCACGGGCGATGGCCTGTCTATGAGTGTTCAACGTGTTTTCGGTATTGTGGCTACGATTGTGGCCGTCTATGCCTCACAGAATGGTTTCAAGCCACCCATTTATGTGTCCGCTTCTGCGTTTATTGTCACTTCAGCTTTAATGTTGCTGCTTCCTTACGAACCCCGGGGCACCACGGCCATTTGA
- a CDS encoding eukaryotic sulfide quinone oxidoreductase, with amino-acid sequence MMALFSQGMRVATMPKRMGRVQLFSSSARALNAAHKVVVVGGGTAGLSVAHQLLNSGKFAQDEIAIVEPSNFHDYQPGWTLVGGGLKTRENLRRREDSLVDSKIQLYKDAVTTMSPEQNQVMMASGEKLEYDHLVIASGYSITLDSIKGLREALYNPESSVASIYTYDTVEQVFPKLNRLKEGEAIFTQPSSPIKCAGAPQKIMWLALDHWQNAGLYKKDPSSPIKITFAQGMPTMFSVPHYSKVLDELREERGVTGLFQHNLVAIEDNAKTAVFQRPDGEQVKKSFDFMHVVPTMSPPEFLKKSPLANGGGYAEVDQGTLRHVKYDNVWSLGDSSSLPTSKTAAAITGQSPVLVANLLSALENKEPIATYDGYTSCPLITEYGKVLLAEFKYGLQLKETFSKYGLDQSKPQRAFYYLKKDFFPWVYYNSMVKGKWAGPKGFLGSVRSFSTSARNMRNTPVRHPRDPLDTSAYATRFPLTSGETFVVRPPPSQESSRMNVEASQALFDAAAPLSDERLANLPPALAKHHRQARAATNQVTDDQIAQMQVLRNQDPYTNTAGHLAKEFGCSPTFVSIVAPAPKSVRQAREAESELKKATWGMNKRISRAQRAERRALW; translated from the coding sequence ATGATGGCGTTGTTCTCGCAAGGAATGCGTGTTGCAACTATGCCCAAGCGCATGGGGCGTGTACAGCTCTTTTCATCTTCTGCTCGCGCTTTGAATGCTGCGCACAAAGTTGTTGTAGTGGGTGGTGGTACGGCCGGCCTAAGTGTGGCACACCAGCTTCTCAATAGCGGCAAGTTTGCTCAAGATGAGATTGCTATCGTCGAGCCATCCAACTTCCACGACTACCAGCCCGGATGGACGCTTGTGGGTGGTGGTCTTAAGACGCGTGAGAATTTGCGCCGTCGGGAAGACTCGCTCGTCGACTCTAAAATTCAACTCTACAAGGATGCGGTGACGACCATGTCGCCTGAACAGAACCAGGTGATGATGGCATCTGGTGAAAAGCTCGAGTACGATCACCTTGTCATTGCTTCTGGATACAGCATAACACTTGACTCCATAAAGGGTCTTCGCGAGGCCCTGTACAACCCCGAGTCGTCTGTGGCATCGATTTACACCTACGACACAGTGGAACAGGTGTTCCCCAAGTTGAACAGACTTAAAGAAGGTGAGGCTATTTTTACCCAGCCTTCCTCGCCCATCAAGTGTGCTGGTGCGCCGCAGAAGATCATGTGGCTTGCCCTCGACCACTGGCAAAATGCTGGCCTTTACAAGAAGGACCCCTCCTCTCCTATCAAGATCACTTTTGCTCAAGGCATGCCGACCATGTTTAGCGTGCCTCACTACAGTAAGGTTCTTGACGAACTGCGCGAGGAGCGCGGCGTGACCGGCCTGTTCCAACACAACCTTGTAGCGATTGAGGATAACGCCAAGACGGCTGTCTTCCAGCGTCCCGATGGCGAACAGGTCAAGAAGTCGTTCGACTTTATGCACGTTGTTCCTACTATGAGCCCCCCCGAGTTTTTGAAGAAGTCCCCACTCGCCAACGGCGGCGGCTACGCCGAAGTGGACCAGGGAACACTGCGTCACGTCAAGTACGACAATGTGTGGTCGCTGGGCGACTCAAGCTCGCTGCCGACCAGTAAGACGGCCGCTGCTATCACGGGACAGTCACCTGTGCTCGTAGCCAACCTTCTGAGTGCGCTCGAGAACAAGGAACCCATTGCTACGTACGACGGTTACACATCATGCCCTCTTATCACCGAGTATGGCAAGGTCCTGCTTGCTGAATTCAAGTATGGTCTCCAGCTCAAGGAAACCTTTTCCAAGTATGGTCTTGATCAATCCAAGCCTCAGCGTGCCTTTTACTATCTCAAGAAGGACTTTTTCCCCTGGGTGTATTACAACAGCATGGTCAAGGGCAAGTGGGCTGGTCCAAAGGGCTTCTTGGGCAGTGTTCGTTCTTTCTCCACAAGCGCTCGTAATATGCGCAACACACCTGTTCGTCACCCTCGTGATCCACTGGACACCAGCGCCTACGCTACGCGCTTTCCTCTCACATCGGGTGAGACTTTTGTGGTACGTCCCCCACCTTCGCAAGAATCTAGCCGCATGAATGTGGAAGCGTCACAAGCCCTATttgatgcagctgctcccCTATCAGACGAGCGCCTTGCCAATCTGCCACCGGCACTAGCCAAGCATCATCGTCAAGCTCGTGCCGCCACTAACCAGGTGACCGATGATCAAATCGCACAAATGCAAGTGCTTCGTAATCAAGACCCATACACGAACACCGCGGGCCACCTTGCTAAGGAGTTTGGCTGCTCACCCACTTTTGTTAGCATTGTGGCGCCTGCCCCAAAAAGTGTTCGTCAGGCTCGTGAAGCCGAGAGCGAACTTAAGAAAGCCACATGGGGTATGAACAAGCGCATCTCGCGGGCACAGCGTgctgagcgtcgtgcgttGTGGTAG
- a CDS encoding serine/threonine-protein kinase yields the protein MPWDQWRHDLNHKLDKWGEEKFNLPASRESKKDKRGLSYEERLANIRSGGGAAGHMQVTPSQQRPRAVPPPPSSAQPSHPTTQYVTSQEAPAVVTASATPGATGPTGTTHIEFSRFTESDKQAFFALLDEYFSKQGVHGGDMWLDDAFDFDTELQPVGHGLCSAVYKARSSLQAVIQEGGVPGYACLKQVDVDVQNAPHDIQREIALLQRTRHANLSVLLAAFTDTPDPFTTIYNLVMPLYPIQLTDVLNSPHFQPANCSLSDVTNEDIPWIHLLGSHTFASLVSTCFQQLMQAIAYLHREGIAHRDIKPSNVLFSTDGMLKLIDLGVAWEVNMREIPPYGFHTSDGCSDRAYISDVGSGAFRAPELLFAPKNGYDAFKADIWSLGTVMAGFFTVLLEEETPSMDYMPWERELFPSRPMRPQSRIYHRSTLFDSSSGDITLACDIFKVCGLPSSVSDWPEAEHFQPPLGEFPFMHGAPRESLHERLPNWTQLSISDTSPAAQTLQVFVQKILPTMMQLSASKRPSIDYLVTQL from the exons ATGCCGTGGGATCAGTGGCGTCACGATTTGAACCACAAACTCGATAAATGGGGCGAGGAAAAATTTAACTTACCTGCGAGTCGAGAATCCAAAAAGGACAAGCGAGGATTGTCCTATGAAGAACGACTTGCCAATATACGGTCCGGAGGTGGTGCCGCTGGACACATGCAAGTCACACCCTCCCAACAGCGGCcacgcgctgtgccgccaccCCCTTCGAGTGCGCAGCCGTCGCACCCAACCACGCAATATGTGACGTCGCAAGAAGCGCCAGCTGTAGTGACTGCGTCTGCCACGCCCGGTGCTACAGGGCCAACTGGTACTACCCATATCGAGTTTTCTCGTTTTACGGAGTCGGACAAACAGGCCTTTTTCGCTTTGCTAGATGAATACTTCTCAAAACAAGGTGTACATGGTGGTGATATGTG GCTCGATGACGCGTTTGATTTCGACACTGAGCTGCAACCAGTGGGTCATGGCCTGTGTTCTGCCGTTTACAAAGCGCGTTCATCCCTTCAAGCTGTGATCCAAGAAGGCGGTGTTCCTGGTTATGCTTGCCTAAAGCAAGTGGATGTTGATGTACAGAACGCCCCGCATGACATTCAACGTGAGATAGCCTTGTTACAAAGGACACGACATGCGAATCTGTCAGTGCTTCTTGCCGCGTTTACTGATACACCTGATCCTTTTACGACCATTTATAACCTTGTTATGCCGCTTTATCCCATTCAGCTGACAGATGTTCTCAACAGTCCACACTTCCAACCAGCGAACTGCTCTTTGTCCGACGTTACCAACGAAGACATTCCCTGGATTCATTTGCTGGGCTCACATACGTTTGCTTCCCTGGTTTCTACCTGCTTCCAACAACTAATGCAAGCTATCGCATATCTGCATCGTGAAGGCATTGCACATCGGGATATCAAGCCATCCAATGTACTATTTAGCACTGATGGCATGCTCAAATTGATTGATTTAGGCGTCGCATGGGAAGTCAACATGCGAGAAATCCCCCCATATGGTTTTCATACATCAGATGGTTGCTCGGATCGTGCCTACATTAGCGATGTGGGAAGCGGCGCCTTCCGTGCACCTGAACTGCTATTCGCCCCTAAAAACGGCTACGATGCGTTCAAGGCAGATATTTGGTCACTTGGAACGGTGATGGCTGGATTTTTCACCGTCTTGCTTGAGGAAGAGACACCTTCCATGGACTATATGCCTTGGGAACGCGAGCTCTTCCCCTCTCGGCCTATGCGTCCTCAATCTCGCATCTACCACCGGAGCACACTTTTTGACTCCTCTAGTGGGGACATTACATTGGCTTGTGATATTTTCAAAGTATGCGGTTTACCAAGCAGCGTGTCTGACTGGCCAGAAGCTGAGCACTTCCAACCACCGCTAGGAGAATTTCCTTTTATGCATGGCGCCCCAAGAGAATCACTTCATGAGCGCCTACCGAATTGGACACAATTGTCTATATCAGATACATCGCCCGCTGCTCAAACATTGCAGGTGTTTGTCCAGAAAATACTCCCTACCATGATGCAGTTATCCGCATCCAAGCGACCCTCTATAGACTATCTTGTCACACAACTCTAA
- a CDS encoding copper ion binding protein — MSAVPTRKIPSEGGKSLKLACATCIQGHRASSCKHQDGSKGPLLVVKRRGRPLSQCQECRERRLLTGRHTRCDCKKKEKKTAEPSEERPMKRRVSNSSTPIDLSSRASSCKQGPLSFEFLLNPCKCEDGTICVCCRSPYDDQKLEPITSCYKENFANIAPTLPKEQSSSSCCVPPSIKLQDDVNRSMKLLAKAADMSRSYTPECQCIGPCRCKGCLGHDSKYNQAELSDAPTCKTCVACDISMENPTGIDTIDRWAFTDAGVSSQRFAYDVK, encoded by the coding sequence ATGTCGGCTGTCCCGACTCGAAAAATACCATCAGAGGGTGGCAAATCTCTCAAGCTTGCTTGTGCTACTTGTATTCAAGGCCACAGGGCATCTTCTTGTAAGCACCAGGATGGATCTAAGGGTCCCCTTCTGGTGGTTAAACGTCGCGGTCGGCCGCTGTCACAATGCCAAGAGTGCCGGGAGCGTAGGCTACTTACCGGTAGACACACGCGTTGTGATTGTAAAAAGAAGGAAAAGAAAACTGCTGAACCAAGCGAGGAACGTCCCATGAAACGCCGTGTTAGCAATTCGTCCACGCCGATCGATTTATCTAGCCGTGCTTCGTCTTGTAAACAGGGACCCCTTTCCTTTGAATTTTTACTTAATCCTTGCAAGTGTGAAGATGGCACTATATGTGTTTGTTGCAGATCCCCTTACGATGATCAAAAGCTCGAACCTATCACTAGTTGTTACAAAGAAAATTTTGCAAACATTGCCCCTACATTGCCTAAAGAACAATCTTCAAGTTCATGCTGTGTTCCACCATCTATCAAGTTGCAAGATGATGTCAACCGATCGATGAAATTGTTAGCCAAAGCTGCAGACATGTCTCGATCCTATACACCCGAGTGCCAATGCATCGGGCCATGCCGCTGTAAAGGGTGCTTGGGACATGACTCGAAATATAACCAAGCAGAACTCAGTGATGCCCCCACCTGTAAAACATGTGTCGCATGTGACATTTCTATGGAGAATCCAACAGGTATTGACACTATTGATCGTTGGGCTTTCACGGATGCTGGCGTATCCAGCCAGCGTTTTGCGTACGATGTAAAGTAA
- a CDS encoding pre-mRNA-splicing factor clf1, whose amino-acid sequence MSIEGRAPRIKNRAPAPLQITAEQLLREAQERQIAPKRKAPRLRIESYEELEDYRARKRTEFEDAIRRLRGNMAAWIRYATWEATQGQMDRARSVFERALDVNPHHIPLWLRYTEQELKMRNINHARNLFDRAVSILPRIDQLWYKYVHVEELLGNVNGTREIFERWMEWEPDERAWNAYIAFEMRYHEFDKASAVWERAVTCHPEPKQWIKWAKYEEDRDSLDKARQVFHMALDFYGEEEEALERAQTIFTAFAKMEIRQGEYDRARMIYKYALERIPRAKSEGIYTSYTKFEKQFGNMKGVEDTVTQKRRLQYEEEIEEADGTSNYDTWFNYTRLEEEYYRSLLEEDASGATLESACNKVRNVYERALRLVPPAPEKRLWRRYIYLWLRYALFEELDAQDLDRAKKVYASGLSLVPHQEFTFAKLWLNYAKFEIRRLDLPLARKLLGTAIGVSPKPKLFKGYIELELKLKEFDRARKLYEKWLEWDAGNAATWVKFAELEQNLFDLDRARAIYELGIGQAESDSVGMDMPEVLWKAYIDFEFSERELERVDALYERLLGKTNHVKVWISYALSKMAAALALEEDEDAEAEEEGLEIVLTEEKQAQRAAVRHEAANQTRQVFERGYKSLKEEGLKEERVVLLEAWKAFEAEHGDQTSLDTVQAKMPRITKQRRPVPNGIEGTTEEYYDLTFPEDEEQHKPSHKLLQMARAWHAQRTASEAS is encoded by the coding sequence ATGTCAATCGAAGGACGTGCACCGCGTATAAAGAACCGAGCGCCTGCTCCGCTGCAGATTACTGCAGAGCAGCTGCTACGTGAAGCCCAAGAGAGACAGATCGCGCCGAAGCGCAAAGCTCCTCGACTCCGTATTGAAAGCTATGAAGAGCTGGAAGATTATCGTGCGAGAAAGCGCACTGAGTTTGAGGATGCGATCCGTCGTCTGCGAGGAAACATGGCCGCGTGGATACGCTATGCAACTTGGGAAGCAACACAGGGTCAGATGGACAGAGCACGGTCGGTATTTGAGCGAGCGCTTGATGTGAACCCACACCATATACCCCTCTGGCTCCGATACACGGAGCAAGAACTGAAAATGCGCAATATTAATCATGCGCGCAATTTATTTGACCGGGCTGTTTCTATCTTGCCAAGAATAGACCAACTGTGGTACAAGTATGTCCATGTGGAAGAGCTGCTTGGCAATGTGAACGGCACGCGTGAAATATTTGAGCGTTGGATGGAATGGGAGCCTGATGAGCGTGCGTGGAATGCTTATATTGCATTCGAAATGCGTTATCATGAGTTTGATAAAGCGAGTGCTGTTTGGGAGCGTGCTGTGACCTGCCATCCTGAACCTAAACAATGGATCAAATGGGCCAAGTATGAAGAGGACCGGGATAGCCTTGACAAGGCCCGTCAAGTGTTTCATATGGCCCTTGACTTTTATGgcgaggaggaagaagcgctAGAACGTGCGCAAACAATATTCACTGCCTTTGCTAAAATGGAGATACGTCAAGGCGAGTATGACCGGGCTCGTATGATCTACAAGTACGCTCTTGAAAGGATCCCCCGTGCCAAAAGTGAAGGCATTTATACCAGTTATACCAAATTTGAGAAGCAGTTTGGAAACATGAAAGGTGTGGAAGATACAGTTACTCAGAAGCGGCGCCTGCAATACGAAGAAGAAATTGAGGAGGCCGATGGTACAAGCAATTACGACACATGGTTCAATTATACTCGCTTAGAAGAAGAGTATTATCGTTCTTTGTTGGAGGAGGATGCATCAGGTGCAACTCTCGAATCGGCATGCAATAAGGTGCGCAATGTGTATGAGCGTGCATTGAGGTTGGTTCCGCCAGCACCTGAGAAGCGATTGTGGCGTCGATATATTTACTTATGGCTTCGATATGCTCTATTTGAAGAATTAGATGCTCAAGACTTGGATCGGGCGAAAAAGGTGTATGCGTCAGGTCTTTCTCTCGTACCACACCAAGAATTTACCTTTGCTAAATTATGGCTTAACTATGCCAAGTTTGAAATTCGGCGTTTGGACCTTCCTCTCGCACGAAAGCTTTTAGGCACAGCTATTGGCGTGTCCCCCAAGCCAAAGCTCTTCAAAGGCTACATTGAGCTAGAGCTGAAGTTGAAAGAATTTGATCGAGCTCGAAAACTCTATGAAAAATGGCTTGAATGGGATGCCGGTAATGCAGCTACATGGGTCAAGTTTGCCGAGTTGGAGCAGAATTTGTTCGACTTGGATCGGGCTCGTGCCATCTACGAGTTGGGCATTGGTCAGGCAGAGTCTGATTCGGTGGGCATGGATATGCCCGAGGTGCTATGGAAGGCATATATTGACTTTGAGTTTTCTGAGCGCGAGTTGGAACGTGTGGATGCATTGTACGAACGCCTGCTGGGAAAGACGAATCATGTCAAGGTATGGATCAGCTATGCATTGAGTAAAATGGCTGCTGCTCTTGCTTTGGAAGAGGATGAGGATGCTGAAGCTGAAGAAGAGGGTCTTGAAATCGTCCTGACAGAGGAAAAGCAAGCGCAGCGGGCCGCTGTACGTCATGAAGCAGCGAATCAGACGCGTCAGGTGTTTGAACGTGGCTATAAAAGCTTGAAAGAAGAAGGCCTGAAAGAAGAACGTGTAGTGCTTTTGGAAGCGTGGAAGGCGTTCGAGGCGGAGCATGGTGATCAGACAAGTCTGGACACAGTGCAAGCCAAGATGCCACGTATAACAAAACAGCGTCGCCCTGTACCAAATGGTATTGAAGGCACCACGGAAGAATATTACGATCTTACATTCCCTGAGGATGAAGAGCAGCACAAGCCATCCCACAAGTTGCTCCAGATGGCTCGTGCTTGGCATGCACAGCGAACAGCCTCCGAAGCTTCGTAG
- a CDS encoding mitochondrial genome maintenance protein MGM101 yields the protein MLSTGHAVRHTLFKGAPLRCFSLSAQRSSANVSSWADRMTSASSVRTPKPANANVPPPIQSNKDNLPNKPEQMNPASQMECSLGYDGIGIRPFPSHVAQVLCEPIQKDDVEIKPDGLLYLPEIKYRRILNRAFGPGGWGLKPQGEPEIAQGILSREWTLICLGRFVSTARGEQEFFRPNGVPTANEGAKSNALMRCCKDLGIASELWDPRFVRQFKAKHCVEVWCQTADGKKKKYWRRRDDEPFQYPAKEVGTVGKT from the exons ATGCTTTCTACGGGACATGCTGTACGGCATACCCTATTCAAGGGCGCTCCATtgcgctgcttctcgcTTTCAGCGCAGAGATCGTCCGCGAATGTATCTTCGTGGGCAGATCGCATGACTTCCGCATCCTCAGTGCGCACACCCAAACCAGCAAATGCgaatgtgccgccgccaaTACAATCCAACAAAGATAATTTGCCGAATAAACCAGAGCAAATGAATCCTGCATCTCAAATGGAATGCTCCCTAGGCTACGATGGTATCGGAATTCGCCCTTTTCCATCTCATGTAGCGCAAGTTCTGTGCGAACCAATCCAGAAAGACGATGTGGAAATCAAGCCGGATGGGCTGCTGTACCTGCCTGAAATCAAGTACAGGCGAATCTTAAATCGTGCCTTTGGTCCAGGTGGATGGGGTCTCAAGCCCCAAGGAGAGCCTGAAATTGCTCAAGGCATTTTGAGTCGTGAGTGGACATTAATTTGTTTAGGCCGCTTCGTGTCGACGGCACGAGGCGAGCAAGAATTCTTTCGTCCCAATGGTGTCCCCACGGCCAACGAAGGGGCAAAATCCAACGCTCTGATGCGATGCTGCAAGGACCTCGGGATTGCATCCGAGCTATGGGATCCACGGTTTGTTCGACAGTTCAAGGCTAAACACTGTGTCGAAGTATGGTGCCAAACGGCGGATGGAAAAAA GAAAAAATACTGGCGCCGAAGAGATGACGAACCGTTTCAATATCCGGCCAAAGAAGTAGGCACTGTGGGCAAGACGTGA